The following is a genomic window from Prunus persica cultivar Lovell chromosome G7, Prunus_persica_NCBIv2, whole genome shotgun sequence.
TAGTTTTTAGCCCCAGCAGCtgctcttcctcttccaaaacccttcttctagggttagggtttgggCTAGGGTTTGCCTCTATGTTCCTTTGTCTATCTTCTGTCTAGGGTTTTCTGTAGTAGTAAATAgaaattcttttattgtttctgTGCTCGTTTTTAGTCGTTTGGGTTCGTTCCGGATCTCGATCTGTGTTCGAGAATGATGGATACTCGTAAAAGAGGGCGGCATGAAGCTGGTGCCTTCCATGCTAATGGTGGCTTCAAGAAGAACAAGCAAGGTTCGCTCTTTGCTTCTCCCACTCTGTTTTCTGtgaatttgataaatttaCATATCTGTTAGTTttaagcttttattttttactttgttttctatttggtTTATGCGAAGGTATCTGAAGCTTGAAAATTTATCttctgtaaaataaaaaattttaaaaaacccaaGTACTGGTGTCCCTAGCAtggcaaatttttttgttctacTTGGGTTTGTTGGATTTGGAATGTCTTTCAAATCTATGTGATATTACACGCTTCATACTTGTTCAAGTTTAAACTGTTCCGTATGTTCTGTTGATGTGAATTTGTGGCATGTGAAATTCTTTCCTGGTTTTTCTTAAATCTTTGTTATCTCATAATTTGCTTGTTTTTCCCATTGTCTGTGGTTTTATAATGTCTCAAGTTGTTGGTAGTTTATTATCAGGCAAAGTTGATTTTTGTTGTGCTTTCTTGTGCTGAACCAATCCTTCAAATGAAGTTACTTTGGTTGGCTGCTTTGTTTACGAAAGTCAAACATGccctatataaaaaaaaaaattagccgTCTTCAATTTGCTGGTTAATATAGCTAGATAAAAATCATGTTGTACTGGGATTATTTGGACTAGTACTATACAGGTAACTAACTTTactaatttttattatctCTTTGGTTTCAAGCTTCTTAATGGGTTTGAAATGCTCTAGAATAATTGGATTAAGGATCAGGAGAAAATGTAACTGAGAGGAAGTAATTAATGTTTTGTAACAGAATTGGAGTCCTTTTCAACTGGTGTAGGAAGCAAATCGAAGCCATGCACCAAGTTTTTCAGGTTCAAATCTTTGCCCATCTAAGTAAATATAATGAAATGCATCTTATCCCTTTTAAAGGTATTTACAAgcttttataaaatttcaacttacaattgttacaaaataaaatcttgtAACTGCACTAATGAACTGGGAATTCATAGTTGTTATACAGGTACGAACTTTGCTTTGGTCTAATGAAGTTGACAAATTCCATGTAATACTgctttatttatgaattacAAGGATAAGCATCCGGTAGACTAAATTGGGTGCTTATGGAGTTATAATAAAATTGAGCATAGCATGTAATTACTTTATATTGTACCCTGTAGCTCAATTAATGTTCATGCTTTATCACAAAAGATGGGTAAGACAAACTCTACTGATAGTTTTTCCAGATTTTAGTAAATTTGTTTAAGCTGTTGAAACAACCCTTCTGTTGATAAGTTGTAATTTATTCCCATGCCTTCTGTTTAAGAAATATTATTGATGTGAACATGGGTaagatttaaattaatttgaagATGTCTTCTCTTCTTGTCgtataaaattttaacttaTAATAACATATTTCAGTTTCAATGGTATGATTTACTTGCCCGAGAAAAAAATCTGCTTTGAATTTAGCTCCAAATCCTTTCTCCCCCCCTCcctttcataatttttttttttttttttttggtgctttACAAGTGGGGCTGGGTTGATTTGGGATCTGTATGGTCTTATAGATTCTTGTGTCTATTATTGACTGGTTTTCTTCTCAGTAATAGGTAGTGAATAAAACTTTTGAATTGTAAATTTGTTGAAAGTAGTATATGTTGCTTTgcaattctctaaaaaaaattataattgtaTCAGCAGGTTTTGTTAGTCAGTGAAATAATACTCAAAGAAATTTAGGAAGCAAATTTCGTTAAAGTAAAATGAGTCCACAGATGAAATTGTTACTCCTATATATCTGATGGGTCCACGCCTGCAATTAAGTGACGTTTGGACTAGAACAGTCTTTGTGATGCATGATGGTGTCATTATCATTTGGTCTAACCCTATCTTATTAACTGAAATCACTGCTTTATCTTAGAAGTATGATGGTTCAGAATTTGTGCTTGTTTGAATTTGGACTGAGTTATGTCTCAACTCAATGtagttggtattgtatttttggatttgtgattttgtgaaaaatggAGGGGGTTTGTGGGGGTTGTACGGTTCGTTTCATTTTTATCATCTGATTAGGTTTTGTCACTAAATACTGCTAAAGGAGATTAAGATAAGTTTGCAAGTTATAGTTGCTTGGTATTGTTTGGTTAAGTGTTTCCTGTCAACCAAAAATGTTTGTGAAATTTATATTTACATTTACAGGAACATAGAAAAGAACAACAATTGTTATACTGTTGGTCCTTGGCATACGCTAGAAGGAACTTTTGTGATGTGAAACCTTATTTCTTATCTTCGAATTGAGTGACCACTGTTGGCCTGAGTATCCATATCTCTGTAGAGAATAGTTAATAATTGTTTACTGTCATCTGATTAAAGAGCTTTATGATTCTGATTGCAGCACTGCTGGCTGTCCTTTTGGCGAGAGTTGCCACTTCCTGCACTATGTTCCTGGTGGTTATAATGCTGTGGCTCAGATGATGAATCTTGCGCCTGCTCCTCAAGCATCTAGGAACATTGCTCCCCCACCATCCAATTCAAATGGATCCAGTTCATCTGCAGTTAAATCGCGCTTATGCAATAAATATAATTCTGCTGAAGGCTGCAAATTCGGTGACAAATGCCATTTTGCACATGGTGAGTGGGAACTTGGCAAGCATCTTGCTCAGTCCCACGATGATCCCCGTGCCATGGGACCTGGTCCAGGCCGCATGACCAATTGGATGGAGCCACCCCTTGCAGGCCCTGCATCTAGCTTTGGTGCCTCGTCCACTGCCAAAATCAGTGTAGATGCTTCGCTTGCAGGAGCCATTATTGGGAAGGGTGGTGTAAATTCGAAGCAGATTTGTCGCCAGACAGGTGCCAAGCTTTCAATCCGGGAGCATGAGTCAGATCCCAATCTCAGGAACATTGAACTAGAGGGGACCTTTGAACAGATTCAGCAAGCAAGTGCCATGGTGAGAGAGCTAATTGTGACTGTTTCAATGTCTGGCCCTGCAAAAACTCCTGGAGGAGGAGCTCCAGGGGCCCCGGCCCCTCCTGGAAGTAACTATAAGACAAAGCTATGCGATAATTTTACCAAAGGGACTTGCACCTTCGGAGATAGATGTCACTTTGCACACGGGGCTGCTGAATTGCGGAAGTCTGGGATGTGAGTGCTCTTTCAGTTTTTGCTTGCAACCTTGTACTAGTGGGAGAGCTGTTTTGATTTGTCCATGTGCAATGCAACTTAGCGGAACTAACAAAATTATGATAATTTTTGGGCATTTGGTTTCCTTTGTTTCTAGTGTAGCTTGTAGGCATAAGTTTACTTTCTGAATATATGTTTTATATGCTCGTCATTTGTTTATGTGGAAACTAGGGCAGGATTATTTGTCCAAAACTGTTGGTAATTTTGATGACACTTGCAGAACGTGGGTAGGATTTTAAGCCTTATAATAACTTTTGTGTTTCAATTGAAGTTCATTAAGAACTGCAAACTACCTACCAAAGTACGCCGGATTTGGATCCTCTGCAATGATTTTTTCTGGCAtaatcttctttatttttgttattcatacgtcatctcattaaaatttaatttaatggaTTTACAAGTTGACACATCatcctaaaataaaaattcaatttacttttaattcaaaaaagaaaaaaaaaacataacacTCAACCAACGAAATAGTTAATatccaaagttttttttttcttcttcttgcttcagtgtcctcttctcttttttgggttcttccttgcattttggggttttttccCTCCTCATGTCTCTCTCCAAAAATCAATTTTATGGAGTATAATTGGCCGGATCCAATCATCACCAGACAAAAGCTTTGAGTTTGTTTGATTGTAATTACCGACGGCTCATAATGAAGGACCGGATGGATTTTGAACTTACAGGCCTCATGCGTTTGGTATGACCATGGTTCTTCTCAACTTCAAGTTGTTACTGTAAgattattaattcaattcaattatgttatctcattaatttttttgttcttggtgGGTTCTTATTCCTAATGGGCCATAACTCCCTTTTCTTTGGGTCTTTGGTGGGTTATTCTTCCCAACTTCACGTTTTGGCTTTTTTGTCCAAGAAGAAGAGGCCCTGATCTTCTTCATCTGTCCTCCTTACGGCCTCTTGCTCTTCCTGTAAAATCACAGCCAGAAGGAATAAGAACCCACCAAGAACCAATAAAAAGGAATGAGATAACATAATTGATTTGAATTAGTAATCTTACAGTGacatgaagagaaaaaaaaaagtcagaaCGTAAGGAAGAAtccaaaaaagagaagaggacaGCGAcgagaaaaaaaacaacttaGAATGTTAATTATCCCGTTAGTGGGgtgttagggtttttttttcttttttaattaggaataaattgggtttttattttaggatTATGCGTCAACTTGTAAATccattagattaaattttaatgaggtgggtatgaagaacaaaagtaaagtAGATCATGGAAGAGAAAATTAAAGCAGAGGATCTGAATCCAAATAAGCCAAAGAGTGCAACAAATGCCAATCCACAAAGTTTAATTACCATTGAATCCCATTAAAGGCATGTAATGCTAGAGTTCCATCTTAATACCAAAGGAAAAACTAAGGAGATGTCAATCGTCAAACCAAAGGGAAGCATCTTTTCTCTATAACCCGCAATAACATGATACAAGCAACCTCCATTTCCAAGCAGAAACTTGCGAATGTTGATGGACCAaaagcttttgcttttttctttttcttaattagcAGGGAAGAGGGAATTCGAACTTTGAACCTCTTGCAACTTTGGAAATAGAGGTAGTTGGTGCTCACTAAACCAAAAGCTAACTGATATATTGACTCTTGAATGGCTTTTCACCCAAGTATCATTAAGGCTTCCAAACCCACCCACCTCTTTGTGGCAGACAAACTTCCTCCCAAGAGACCTTTAGAAGCCTAATGGTTAGAACAAATACCAGCCCAtaagaaagaacaaattcTTTGTTCAATGTCCAACAACAGTTTCTTGGGCAAGAACAAACAACCTCCTTAGGAGGCTCAAGATTATGATATTGAACATCCAACATCTCATTccttcttttgaattttaagaACATTTTTAAAGAGATCAATTTCACTACAGACTTAAGACACCAATTGAATTATCCACACTTTTAGTCTCACATTGTTCCAAATTCAGTCCTCCCTGTTCTCAAATTTGATTTGTACGGAGGAGGTTGTCCTcgtggttttgttttgtagttttgtttttccttactaaaaacaaaaacaaaaacgaacTTGAAGATTACATGAAGATTCCATAAAACACATGTTGATGCCCAAAATGGAGTTCAACTTAAATAGATGTGGAGTGATGGATGATGTGTGAAGACGTGAGCCTTCAGCATGTGTATGTGTAGTAGGCAGGTTATTGTCTTCAGTAGTCAATGACATTCAGCGTAAGTAAAGTAAATAAGCATGCAGAAGACAAGGTATACGTGGTTCACCCGAATGATTGGTTACGTCCACAGAGAAGGATGTTCTCattatgataatgtttgtttacatttgtacaaggAGATTAGACCCAAAAATAAAGGGAAGAAGGCCCAAGGCCTAAGTTATAAAGCCCAAGAGTCCAAGGCCCAAGGGTCAAGACCTAAGACTCTTTTCTAAGTGGAGTGTGGTCTTTTTTTATAGGTGAATGGGAGTCTCCACCTCTTGTAGTCTTCTAATGTGGGACTCTTGACATTACCCTTAATTATGACTTATGGCAAGGCTTCTTTGGCTAAGGTGACGACCTCTCAAAGCACAGTACGTGGCTGATCTTGCTTAGCTAATTGATCGGTTAGTCATGATATCGACAACACGTTGAATAGATTGTCACTTCCCAGCACAAGATAAGGAACTTAAGTCAATAATTTATCTAATTGGTAAGAATTTTGATGTTGGAGTTGAAACAACTAGTAATCTTTAGGTTTGATAGGGTCACCAACTAGTAAAAAggaatataattaaaaatataatatttttaattaactttttctCAAAAGAGTGTAAAGCCAATTTTTAAGAGCAACTACAATTatactctctattttttaattaaaatttagggaaaatacacaaaaactattttaagagctctttataaaatttcaacttcaatcaTACTTtctagtttagggagtcataattgctataattcttttttaattcaacataaatgattcatctctatttttttttttttaaatggcaatattaattaaagattTAAAATAGGAAgctgattttctcactcctCTTTTGTCCACTTAAATTCCTTTTGTTGGAAATTGTATGTTTTCACTCCTActttgtccacttacactcctttGTATGttagagtaaaaaatatttaaaaacaaaatagagtgtaagtggacaaaaagAGAGTAGGAAAATCATCAGCcttaaaatattcattaaataaggcaatattaaattataggaAGTCACTAGTAGTTTATTCTCTCTTCTcatatttaggagctcctagaggtctccTTATTTTAAAAGCTGGATAAGAAGCATGGTTGGAGCTGGATAGgtgcattaattaattattactgtattaattttcattaatgtaagaaaaaacaattacaataataaaagagtgctgctatttgtACCCTTGTCCTATTTTATCATCCATTATTATGCATTAGCCCCTgttcacgcatgtgccaattggttttattttttattttttattttatttttagaaataagaaaaaataacatgggtagttatgttccataaaagtaggacctattatatgattttatttttatttttaatttttttattatgaaaaaaatatgaatttaccatattatccttatttaattaataatttcaattcttattatttgaattaacaaaggacattttctggaattttgaatgtttcactattttctatcttttactttatatatatagataaaataccctttaattattaaaatactacaacattaatatttgtttattactaacaattttaataaaataattattataaaaataaaactaaaccAAATCCAGTATGCAAAGATAGTTATGCAGCTGCTGAATAAGACTCTCGAGATGTGACCTTGCGTTGTAGATGAATGACTGTAAGCAGCCAGCTTAATTACTTTCTCTTGATTAGTGCCCAAAATTGGTAGGCTATTCTTGATCACCCCAACTGTGAATTCTTTGTGAGAAAGAATACATAATGGATAAACTGAGACTAAGATGATAGAAACCTTTGGAACCTGTAGGGATGAGTCAATACCACCTCCCCCAACGCAGCCCCCTCTTTGGCGGCAACACTCTTAAGGCCAAGTGGGTCATGTTCGATAAGACCTTACTCTTTCATCAATACCTCTAACGTCGGTGATGATTACTGTTTCATCAATACCTCTAACGTCCGATAAGACCTTACTCTTTCATCAATACCTCTAACATTGGTGATGATTACGACGACGGTTGTCTCTGGTAAGGAGTTGTTGGGGATTGTGACTAGAGTGTGGAAGGTGGTGGATGGTTTGGGAATGGTTGGGAAGAGGGGTCGCATTGTCTTAAAGGCCTGTTTAGTTCATGGGAAATGAGATTTGAGAATGGAAAATCAATTGCTTTtctatgtttggtaagtctagATATGAGAATTCGTTGCTGGCTCATGGGAAAGTACGGGGGAAAGTGAAGTCATCCTCcccaacttgggttttgtttttcctcttcatgaaaaaatttggaaaaataagctaacattaaatacatattttttaagaCTATTTTATCCCcattaataatttagaattacaatatatcattaaatacattctttttttatttgatttaatgtgggtataattgaaaatttatacaaacttttttttctattcctactttaaaaaaatatggtaaataaaataaagtgatatttttcAGTTACTTTTCCAGTATTACCAAATGTGAAAAAGGAATCTTCCATTCTCATTCCTTGGAGAATGTATTGAAAAATGATTTCTCCTCAAATTCATTCTATGAACCAAACAAGTGGGtgtaagtttttaaaaatcattttACGAAGACAATTATAAAGATTAGATTTTACAGAGACAATTTTGTCTCATAATACGTCTTTTCTTAATGTTAAAgaagattttaaagaagatttAAGGCGAATCTTCcccgattttttttataaacttataaatttaaaaaaaaaaatcattactAATTTTCTTAGAACCACAAGCAGTTAATTCTTTTTGGCACTGAGACACTCTCAATCTCTCTCATCTCACATATCTAAGCATCTTCTCAATTGGCTGGCACTTGGTCCAAATTTCTgattcaaatttatatataaactttTACACAATGCTACCAATTTTATTCCATTAAAACTTGtaaaatatcaaaacaaaCTTCAACCACTATGCCTTAAAAGActtgcccaaaaaaaaaaaacccacgtATTACATATTaacccaccaaaaaaaattgggatttAAAAGATGACCTAACCCGACCCCACAACTAATGGCCATAGTACATAATCAAAGGCTCCATTTCAACTGAAGGTCCCACCAGTTCCATATCCGGGTGGATTCCCACCCACACGAGTATTATGGGCTGCGGTCCAACCCGTACCTGTGTTGATCCCGATAGGGTGCGATTCCACTACTCCCTCCGTCACCTGGCCCGTGGGCTGCCCGGTACCATGTCCGGGCAGCGCTGACATTTGGTGAGCCCCAGTGGGCTGCCCTGTGGCCCCGGTTGGGGAGTATGTGTGGGTCCCAGTGCCACTTGTTGTGTACCCCGTGGGCCCACCCACGGATGCCTCGTGTCTAGCCGTGGCGTTGTGTGCCTTCGCCGCACACTTGTTCAGCTCGGCCTCCACCAttctctcctccctcttttGGGTTGCCATGTCCTTTTCAACCGGGTCATGAGCTGTCATCTTctccaccttttttttttttggttggaaaaacaaaaacaaatggtgaatgaataataaattcataaaatgaaacacaaaaaacatgattaaaataaaacacatgaAATAAAACCTTTTCTTGCACTGTGGCTTTGGTCTTGTCCATGCCAGACTTAGCAGAGGCTGCTACATTAGCAGCCGTTTCTTTCACGGACCCCTTTACGTTCTTCCCAGACTGCATTTTCAGCtcacttcctttttctttccttttttttttttttttccaatccaAATAATTTGtctcaaactttgttttttagCACACTGTAGCAAGTTAATATGGTGCGCTTCAAATAGGCTCAAAGGACGTGTTGGAGTCGCGACACGTGGAATAATAGAGAGTTTAGGTGGGCGCTGGAGAGAACATCACGATCCCTGTATTGACACGATGCAGACACGTGTCAGAGCGTGCTGACAGTGTTGATGACGCAGCAGTTGGGAAAGTTTATATGGTTGCGACACGAAGATGATAATAATGACACGTGTCGTTTGCGTGTATCTGCAATCAcccgaaaaaaaaacacataacacaaaaccaaaaaaaaaaaaagcatataaATAGAATgaaaataactcaattgaacCAAGCATTTAAAGAGAGTTCGTTGTTTCCCGATATGCTTGGATGATTAGGTTAACAATTGAATCATGAACCTATCACAATCGGAACTTAAATTAGACTAACAATTGCATCATGCACCTAACGCAATTGAACCATACAAAACTAAACCCTATATTACACTACAATCATTATGATTTTAACAGAGAGATTTCATTCTCACTAATTTAAACCGAAACtcaattcaatatattttaaaaaaattccctaATTTAAACCGATACtcactaccaaaaaaaaaagagtgctACGGTTTTGAAAACCCCAATTTTATTTCGAAACAACCCTAATACATACTTTTATTAAGGAAAAATGGGGATCagatcaattttgttcttaaatTATTGTTCAGGTTGCTTGATTATTTAGTTcatttgaaatatttgagtTAGATTCGACAATATGTTTTAGAAAGTTTTATACGAAACATGTTTCAATAAAGCAAGGAACTTTTAACTTAATCCGGTAGATAGCTAAGATATAGATTGGAGAAAATTAGGTCAGACGGTACTATTTTACGTGCATCTTTAAGTAAACAAATTGactctaaaaagaaaaagaatcatcCTCAAcaaacgagagagagagagagataacaACATGAAAGTAGATCACCTTATTGAACTTTGATAAGATGTTTGTGTTAAAAGTCATCTAAGTTTGCTTACCTTGTCTATTGAACTTTAATGAGACGTACGTGTTGGTCTCTTGTATAAATAGACAGAGAGTTCCAAAGTTATGAGTTTGTCTAAGCTAGATGCAATGCATCATGAAATTTTGTACAATTTTATGTAGATGGTCTACTCTCTTGTATAAATACGGAGTTTGGGATTCTATGAAATTCACTAAGAGAAGACAGACAAGTCATGTCCTATCAGTTTGAAAATAAGCCATGATTAAGACAAGTCTTACCTGAATATTCAATTCTGGAGATCTAACATTGTGGGAATGAATattcatatcaaatttggTCAGCATTTAAACATAACTTTGCTTCCTTGATTctaaatatttatatgaaaTATAGTCAGCATTTAAACATGTGCTTAATTCTCAACTTAGTTATAAAAAGTCTCAAGATTGAATTATTATTCTACTATATAAATTTACAGAAGGGCACTTCGAATGGaaattacctttttttatttatttaaagatgagaggaaatttgattttgggaaattgtcaaacatttgaataaaataaaaaagtgttGCAAAAATGTAGCAACACATGGTAGGCACCACTGAGTTGATTACCACGAAACATTTCTCCAACCACTTTTACAACGGAAGAAAATTTGACGCACATTtcctcaaaattcaaatcgACGGTTGAGAGGAGTAATAGTAACACAATAGTGAACCGGAGACGGACGGCCAACTCCCGAAACCTACTTTCTTTTatgacaaaattaataaagccTAATTAGTCACGAAATATGGTTACgttgtttaatttatttgcGTGTTTATATTATAACTTGATTcacaaaaaaaagtttgattGAAAATGATTTTAGGAAGCAAAGTTATGTTAGGAAAGTAACCaaaaaatatcactttattgcatttccataTTTGGTTTGCGTAGAAATGTAAAATAAAGTTgatttaattttccaattatatCCATAcgaaatcaaattaaaaaaagaatgcatttaatgttatattgtaattctaaattgttaatgaggacaaaatgatcatgaaaaatatacATTTAATACTGACTCATTTTTCAAAGTTTCAcacaaaaagggaaaatgaaacTAAGGAGGAGATGAGTTACATTTTTCCCCTATTCCTTATGTACAAAACAACCATTTCTCATGTCTGGACTTATCAAATATGAGAAAACAAATGATTTTCCATCCTCAAGCCTCATTTTTCATGTACCAAACACAGCCTAAAGGGAATATCAACCATTTTGTCTAcccatattataacacgtgtacAAGTTATACCCCGTAACCATACTCCAATACcattatataatttctcaaaaaagcTACAACTTTAAAACTTCAATgatggacttccccatccaaCACAATGACATCATCACCTCAACTTAAGAACATTTAAGTTTTTTGGTCAAAGAAGAACATTTAAGTTTAAAAAGTCTTATTTATAGacaatttaaattcaaaaaggaCCAGTGCTACTTGGCGATGTGACACACCTAGCACCGTGGTTAGAGCATTCACAATAGGCTCTCTAAATCATCTCAtgagacaaattttagggaggaattcgaaaaatacaactccaaccatgctccctattTACCTTCTAAAATTGAGAGACTTGTAGGggctcctaaatctgaggagagagaaaagactCCTAGttgctccctataatttaatgctgctttatttaaagtgtatttcaaacctttaattaatgccaactattttttatattatttttaatagagatggaccaattaaaaaagagttatagcatttatgactccctaaactagaTAGCattattgtattttaaattttatagagaactcctaaaataaattttatatgtttttagttaaaatttaactaaaaaatagagaacatgattgtggatgcttttagagcatctccaaccgatatatcaaattgtcacatggacatgaaatgacaaaaattgaaGGCTAAAGTTAGTCCAATCGAGTAGTCAAATCTTATATAGATTTGAAGGTTGGAAGAGATATGTCAAACATAACATATCAAAAAACTTGatgtcaaatattattttaatatattttttagtcATGTACCCCACTATCATTTACtcactttaaaaaatttatgcatCATATGGGCcccatttgtttttaaaaatatataataaaataatatgatatttggCATTTCGGGtggagttaaattttttttcaaagtgtcaaattgccacataagtcatcaaattcaaatttaacatttgACATCTCCCTTTGAAATGATTTTAGAGGCCATCACAGCACATCGTGTGTCAAATAAGTAACACgtctttctaattttttattatttattaaatcatTGAAGATAAAGAGATTTTATGACGTCAAATTTGGAGGATGTGACATGAAAGtgtaaataattataaaaaaagaaaaagaaatgcaaatgtcaaaaaaataataatataaacgaTTTATTTTCAATCGAGATAGTTCCGGAACTAGGTCAAACAATCTACTAAATACACCGAATAAAATTAGTTGCGAtatgattttgtttgattcaAAATAACCCTTTATTAGATCAAGTGGCCGTTAATGGGGTTTAAGGGTTCGTTTGAGAGTGATTCTATATAGACAAGAATCACTTCTGAGAAGAAGTACTTCCCCATGTGCTTCTTCAAATAAtcatttttagttattttaaGCGATTATAGAGAAGTGATTCTAGGTTCGAATTTGCACAACATCATGATAGTGTGTGTGAAGACACCATTTCCTATAGTTTATATTGttgcttatactaaaaaaGGGTGATGATTTTCTCACTTACATTCCCttctgtttaaaaaaaataatatttactataacaaaaaaatagtgTAAGTAGACAAAAGAGAAGTGGGAACATCTCCCAAAAAACATTATCAAATAAAATGGCTCA
Proteins encoded in this region:
- the LOC18769198 gene encoding zinc finger CCCH domain-containing protein 14 isoform X1; this translates as MMDTRKRGRHEAGAFHANGGFKKNKQELESFSTGVGSKSKPCTKFFSTAGCPFGESCHFLHYVPGGYNAVAQMMNLAPAPQASRNIAPPPSNSNGSSSSAVKSRLCNKYNSAEGCKFGDKCHFAHGEWELGKHLAQSHDDPRAMGPGPGRMTNWMEPPLAGPASSFGASSTAKISVDASLAGAIIGKGGVNSKQICRQTGAKLSIREHESDPNLRNIELEGTFEQIQQASAMVRELIVTVSMSGPAKTPGGGAPGAPAPPGSNYKTKLCDNFTKGTCTFGDRCHFAHGAAELRKSGM
- the LOC18769198 gene encoding zinc finger CCCH domain-containing protein 14 isoform X2 is translated as MMNLAPAPQASRNIAPPPSNSNGSSSSAVKSRLCNKYNSAEGCKFGDKCHFAHGEWELGKHLAQSHDDPRAMGPGPGRMTNWMEPPLAGPASSFGASSTAKISVDASLAGAIIGKGGVNSKQICRQTGAKLSIREHESDPNLRNIELEGTFEQIQQASAMVRELIVTVSMSGPAKTPGGGAPGAPAPPGSNYKTKLCDNFTKGTCTFGDRCHFAHGAAELRKSGM
- the LOC18769446 gene encoding 18 kDa seed maturation protein; this translates as MQSGKNVKGSVKETAANVAASAKSGMDKTKATVQEKVEKMTAHDPVEKDMATQKREERMVEAELNKCAAKAHNATARHEASVGGPTGYTTSGTGTHTYSPTGATGQPTGAHQMSALPGHGTGQPTGQVTEGVVESHPIGINTGTGWTAAHNTRVGGNPPGYGTGGTFS